The Palleronia sp. THAF1 genome window below encodes:
- the grxD gene encoding Grx4 family monothiol glutaredoxin: protein MSAEEQIKKTVTGNDVVLFMKGTKSMPQCGFSSRVAGVLNFMGVDYADVNVLEDEDVRQGIKDYSDWPTIPQLYVKGEFVGGCDIITEMTLSGELDQMFEKEGIAFDKDAANKIREANG, encoded by the coding sequence ATGAGCGCCGAAGAGCAGATCAAGAAGACCGTGACCGGCAACGATGTTGTGCTGTTTATGAAAGGCACCAAGTCCATGCCGCAGTGTGGCTTTTCCAGCCGCGTGGCAGGGGTGCTGAACTTTATGGGCGTGGATTATGCCGATGTGAACGTGCTTGAGGACGAGGACGTGCGTCAGGGCATCAAGGACTACTCCGACTGGCCCACGATCCCGCAGCTTTACGTGAAAGGCGAATTCGTCGGCGGCTGCGATATCATAACCGAGATGACGCTATCGGGCGAGTTGGACCAGATGTTCGAAAAAGAAGGCATCGCCTTCGACAAGGATGCCGCCAACAAGATCCGGGAAGCCAACGGCTGA
- a CDS encoding cell division protein ZapA: protein MPDEEITIGGRSYEVSCQPGEEHFLHSAASLIDAEAQTLLSQIGRMPETRMLLMAGLMLADKTAGIEEQLRVAESRVAELERTIAHLRSAPAQTERVEVPVIPNAVLDQLAQFADRAEALADETESRAQKDATG, encoded by the coding sequence ATGCCCGATGAAGAAATCACCATCGGCGGACGCTCTTACGAAGTTTCCTGCCAGCCCGGCGAGGAGCATTTCCTGCACTCCGCCGCCAGCCTGATCGACGCCGAGGCGCAGACGCTTCTGTCCCAGATCGGGCGTATGCCAGAAACGCGGATGCTGTTGATGGCGGGCCTGATGCTGGCCGACAAGACTGCCGGGATCGAAGAACAGCTGCGCGTCGCCGAAAGCCGCGTGGCAGAGCTGGAGCGCACGATCGCTCATCTGCGCAGCGCGCCCGCGCAGACCGAACGAGTCGAAGTGCCCGTGATCCCCAACGCCGTGCTGGATCAACTCGCGCAGTTCGCCGACCGGGCCGAGGCGCTCGCGGACGAGACGGAATCCCGCGCGCAGAAAGACGCCACGGGCTGA